From the genome of Tachysurus vachellii isolate PV-2020 chromosome 2, HZAU_Pvac_v1, whole genome shotgun sequence, one region includes:
- the fhdc1 gene encoding FH2 domain-containing protein 1, with the protein MASGKATLGPTNESLIPDHPSSPEPSASCKPDPTHEQRCHFLIKAPAVPPPPPLPPPPPPQSLTTLGPPNGSRRKRRVRSFYWKPIPEEKVRGKPNIWTLAVRQQHYQIDVRSVEELFGQQEEMRSQSSSHNPRLGTCRGSFKDSKDEISILDSKRGMNMGIFLKQFKKSNHALVEDIRLGNSKQFGLEPLKELLKLLPEEEEIKKLREFKGDSTKLTMVDSFMFLLIQVPCFDVRIEAMVLQEEFSPSCSAMSRELNVVRLATEELMTCEELHAILHLVLQAGNIMNQGGYAGNAVGFKLSSLLSLADTKANKPGMNLLHFVALEAKKKDENLLKFPEKLMHVQSAARISVENIDAEFSSLSVRMQALEEKIKDDAELLLQLNPFVQSSIQTLHDLKQCRLDLRKEGNALIDFFCEDKDTFKLDECFRIFQDFCLKLEKAVKDNLDRELKEAARQQRLRELEERRIAWASTSGDQSGGGNFGRSSSENDVDVLTKEGLLDFLLHPRPHSPHSPLGRSASARRYHHTTTERNFCGYLELFSGSPTIDITKFSSLPRSGRPHQRRTIAWLTEDRELGPQNKLQYEKLATSPKAETEPISPLVRYSMSGYNREIDIYSNNNYAAVSEGINSSQLGHNRNLVEKSHNDGDMNNCVQKHTLVSEPRPLELSNSKNNNNSSYKPLNNQGDIAVTDLEKERDIPETTFLDIFPSMTGSEEAPQSGAVYDTKITSPQREEEEEQSTVSSTTCDTPLPLDPSLSNKKAITYILDCTETDCSVMLDFSELESTSILKEGPQLDIKPQDSNFQSLLQDPSSLSSNFESLSTNDPSISVSGDEPHEGKPAEEHPVTPSVPTDEADNDSTDMAEGRKVREKAVQICSPKPANLKTKTPSKPTATQTGRPARTLTPTETRHLRKVLPITKASRSGSNPKRAEKSLGHENTEPRRPIRDQSIPARKGERKSRPTRQSSLPPTCKTESGGTSSVAGPQWAPTTHRPSIKKPTAKPVRNIPKPPVEEKMCRSTMRALAQAQAASDASAPQTPSQSRRSGAHLPSFARNTIAFSSRTKNDLATQTAPGTPSKSSSLSRTSSLKVRSGSKSNSVSSGHSVQGEDKPAGSLRRVENVRASGQNTLQSDTTLAQTGQEQSRKGSSFSEKSFLLKDSTTGRTLKPIWK; encoded by the exons ATGGCCAGTGGGAAAGCAACGCTTGGCCCCACAAATGAGAGCCTCATACCAGATCATCCTTCTTCTCCAGAACCTTCTGCATCGTGTAAACCAGACCCAACACATGAACAAAGATGTCACTTTTTGATTAAAGCTCCAGCTGttcctccacctccacccctacctcctccacctccaccccaGTCCCTGACCACACTCGGCCCTCCAAATGGCTCACGCAGGAAACGTAGAGTCCGCAGCTTTTACTGGAAACCCATACCAGAGGAGAAGGTCCGCGGTAAACCCAACATATGGACGCTGGCTGTAAGACAGCAGCACTACCAGATTGATGTGAGGAGCGTGGAAGAGTTGTTTGGCCAGCAGGAGGAGATGCGTTCGCAGAGCTCCAGCCATAATCCTCGACTAGGAACATGCAGAGGATCTTTCAAAGATAGTAAAgatgag ATCAGCATTTTAGATTCAAAGAGAGGGATGAATATGGGTATTTTCCTCAAACAGTTCAAGAA GTCTAATCACGCTCTAGTGGAAGACATCCGTCTGGGGAACAGTAAGCAGTTCGGTCTGGAGCCTCTGAAAGAGCTGCTCAAACTGTTGCCTGAAGAGGAAGAG ATCAAAAAGCTGAGGGAATTTAAAGGAGATTCTACAAAGCTCACCATGGTCGattcttttatgtttttgctGATCCAGGTACCATG TTTTGATGTGAGAATCGAGGCCATGGTCCTGCAGGAGGAGTTTTCTCCATCTTGTTCAGCAATGAGTCGAGAGCTTAATGTTGTACGCTTAGCCACAGAAG AGCTAATGACATGTGAAGAACTTCACGCCATCCTGCACCTAGTCCTCCAAGCTGGAAACATCATGAACCAG GGAGGTTATGCAGGAAATGCTGTGGGCTTCAAACTCTCTTCACTCCTGTCACTAGCAGATACCAAAGCCAACAAACCGGGCATGAATCTGCTCCATTTCGTGGCCTTG gaagcaaagaaaaaagatgaaaatcttCTGAAGTTCCCAGAGAAGCTTATGCATGTACAAAGTGCTGCAAG GATCTCAGTGGAGAACATTGATGCAGAATTCTCCTCACTCAGTGTCAGGATGCAGGCTCTTGAAGAGAAGATTAAGGATGATGCTGAGCTGCTTTTGCAGTTAAATCCATTTGTGCAG AGTTCAATTCAAACCCTTCATGACCTGAAACAATGCAGGCTGGACCTGCGCAAGGAGGGCAATGCCCTTATTGATTTCTTCTGTGAAGACAAAGACACGTTCAAACTCGACGAGTGCTTCAGGATCTTTCAAGACTTTTGTCTCAAGTTGGAGAAAGCTGTGAAG GATAATCTAGATAGGGAGCTGAAGGAAGCTGCTAGACAGCAGCGCCTCCGTGAGCTGGAAGAAAGGCGCATTGCCTGGGCTTCTACCAGTGGGGATCAGAGCGGCGGTGGTAATTTTGGCCGCAGCAGCAGTGAAAATGATGTGGATGTTCTCACTAAAGAGGGCCTTTTAGACTTCTTACTGCACCCACGGCCACACAGCCCGCACAGCCCACTCGGACGCTCTGCAAGTGCCCGTCGTTACCACCACACAACAACTGAGCGCAACTTCTGTGGCTACCTGGAGCTATTTTCTGGGTCTCCTACAATTGACATTACTAAATTTAGCAGCCTTCCCCGTTCAGGACGTCCTCACCAAAGGAGGACCATAGCCTGGCTGACAGAGGACAGAGAGCTGGGGCCTCAAAACAAACTTCAGTATGAGAAGCTGGCAACTTCCCCAAAGGCAGAGACTGAACCAATCAGCCCCCTGGTTAGATACTCAATGTCAGGCTACAATAGGGAGATTGacatttacagtaataataattatgcagCTGTTTCTGAAGGTATAAATTCTTCTCAGCTAGGTCACAACAGGAACTTGGTGGAGAAATCTCACAATGATGGAGATATGAACAATTGTGTTCAAAAACATACACTGGTGTCTGAGCCTCGGCCATTAGAATTGtcaaattctaaaaataataataatagcagttacAAACCACTAAATAACCAAGGAGATATTGCTGTGACAGATCTAGAGAAGGAACGAGACATCCCAGAAACAACTTTTCTAGACATTTTTCCATCCATGACGGGATCTGAGGAAGCACCACAATCAGGGGCAGTGTATGACACCAAAATAACTTCTCCCCAgagggaggaggaagaagaacaaAGCACTGTCTCCTCAACAACATGTGACACACCTTTGCCACTTGACCCATCATTGTCCAATAAGAAAGCTATTACTTACATTTTGGACTGCACTGAAACTGATTGTTCTGTCATGTTAGACTTTTCAGAACTGGAGAGCACATCTATCCTAAAAGAAGGACCTCAACTTGACATAAAACCACAGGATAGCAACTTTCAGAGTTTGCTTCAAGACCCTAGTTCACTTTCTTCTAACTTTGAGTCTTTGTCAACAAATGATCCATCTATCTCAGTATCTGGTGATGAACCACATGAAGGAAAGCCAGCAGAAGAGCACCCAGTTACTCCATCTGTTCCAACAGATGAGGCAGACAATGACAGCACTGACATGGCAGAAGGTAGAAAGGTACGGGAGAAAGCAGTACAGATATGTAGTCCAAAACCAGCCAACCTGAAAACTAAGACACCATCTAAACCTACTGCCACACAAACAGGGCGTCCTGCAAGAACCCTTACACCAACTGAGACCAGACATTTGCGCAAGGTACTACCAATCACCAAGGCAAGTCGTTCTGGGAGCAATCCTAAGAGAGCAGAGAAATCACTTGGGCATGAGAACACAGAACCAAGACGTCCAATACGTGACCAGAGCATACCTGCAAGAAAGGGTGAAAGGAAGAGTAGACCAACTCGCCAATCTAGCCTTCCGCCAACATGCAAGACAGAAAGTGGAGGAACATCAAGTGTTGCAGGACCTCAGTGGGCACCAACTACACACAGGCCTTCCATAAAGAAACCAACTGCCAAACCTGTCCGCAATATCCCCAAACCTCCAGTAGAAGAGAAGATGTGTCGCTCTACCATGAGAGCCTTGGCACAGGCTCAAGCTGCATCTGATGCCAGTGCTCCTCAAACACCAAGTCAGTCTCGGAGGTCTGGTGCACATCTACCAAGCTTTGCTCGCAACACTATTGCTTTCTCTTCTAGAACCAAAAATGACTTGGCTACACAAACTGCACCAGGGACTCCATCAAAGAGTTCAAGCTTATCAAGAACTTCCTCACTGAAGGTACGTTCTGGAAGTAAGTCAAACTCTGTATCTAGCGGACACTCAGTCCAGGGCGAGGATAAACCAGCTGGATCTTTAAGGAGGGTTGAGAATGTCCGGGCCTCTGGTCAAAACACTTTACAGAGTGACACAACCCTGGCACAGACCGGGCAGGAGCAGTCTCGAAAGGGTAGCAGTTTCTCAGAGAAATCCTTCTTGTTAAAAGACTCCACCACTGGCAGGACTCTCAAGCCCATTTGGAAGTAG
- the trim2a gene encoding tripartite motif-containing protein 2 isoform X1, translating into MASDGSELFSLPSPVVRHIDKHFLMCSICLDHYHRPKVLPCLHTFCQRCLQSFVPVHSLTLSCPICRQTSVLPEKGVAALQNNFFITNLMEVLKSQDTELGDENFLLDINTLSTEQQLSCSKHQENVEFYCPVCEIAVCEKCSSEDHTQHVTVPLAEVLPQHRASLLQQLNSIRSRLPQIDSALQTLSEILQQLTSQKSSVEEKIHSTFTELQKMLDVRKSVLLMEVEVKYTLKHKVLQTQMALLLQEQENMLRGCSLTERALSSGSEAEMLLVEKQMSEHLSELVTRELPLRPKENGQLSFTVETDGLCSSIHRLGSIITGSAVAGETVASGEGLRRCVVDQPTFITVTSKERDGRLCQTGGAPLSAELNGADGTLVGEGEVVDHKDGTYDILYTLSYEGQYMLALRLYGQHIRGSPFSIRATKDTQESENTNRAKRWLKSPGNSHIKQQASKRPSSMYSSARSKWNIVEDDLIFRIGTKGRNKGEFANLQGVAASDTGNVLIADSNNQCVQIFSNDGHFKSRFGVRGRSPGQLQRPTGITIHPNGDIIIADYDTKWVSIFSSDGKFKSKIGSGKLMGPKGVSVDRSGNIIVVDNKSCSIFVFQPNGKLIRKFGTRGNGDKQLAGPHFAAVNQNNEIIVTDFHNHSVKVFNEEGEFLLKFGCSGEGIGQFNAPTGVAVDLNGNIIVADWGNSRIQMFDSRGLFLSFINTSGDPLFGPQGLAITSDSHILVADSGNHCFKVYRCLH; encoded by the exons ATGGCGAGTGATGGCTCTGAGCTCTTCTCCCTTCCAAGTCCTGTAGTGCGTCACATCGATAAACATTTCCTGATGTGTAGCATCTGTCTGGATCACTACCACAGACCCAAAGTGCTGCCGTGTCTCCACACTTTCTGCCAAAG GTGTCTTCAGAGCTTCGTCCCTGTCCACAGCCTGACTCTTTCGTGTCCTATCTGTCGTCAGACCTCTGTCCTTCCAGAGAAGGGCGTGGCAGCATTACAAAACAACTTCTTCATCACCAACCTGATGGAGGTGCTGAAGAGTCAAGACACAGAACTTGGAGATGAGAACTTTCTGCTGGACATCaacactttgagcacagagcaACAGCTGTCCTGTTCCAAACACCAAGAAAAC GTGGAGTTCTACTGTCCCGTGTGTGAGATAGCTGTGTGTGAGAAGTGCAGCAGTGAAGATCACACCCAACACGTGACTGTCCCCCTTGCAGAAGTCCTCCCACAGCACAGAGCTTCACTGCTGCAGCAGCTAAACTCCATCAGGAGCAG ACTTCCACAGATCGACTCAGCACTGCAGACGTTGTCTGAGATCTTGCAGCAGCTGACAAGTCAGAAGAGCTCAGTTGAGGAGAAAATCCACAGTACCTTCACTGAGCTCCAGAAGATGTTGGATGTGCGTAAGAGTGTCCTGCTGATGGAGGTGGAGGTGAAATACACCCTCAAGCACAAG GTGCTTCAGACGCAGATGGCATTGTTGCTGCAGGAGCAGGAGAACATGCTCAGGGGCTGCAGTTTGACAGAACGAGCATTAAGCAGTGGCTCTGAGGCTGAGATGCTGCTGGTGGAGAAGCAGATGAGTGAGCATCTAAGTGAACTGGTGACTCGTGAACTTCCTCTGCGGCCTAAAGAGAATGGACAACTGAGCTTCACAGTAGAGACTGATGGTCTATGCAGCTCTATCCACCGTCTAGGTTCCATTATCACTGGCAGTGCAGTGGCAGGAGAGACGGTCGCGAGTGGTGAGGGACTGCGGCGCTGTGTGGTAGACCAGCCTACATTTATCACTGTCACCTCTAAAGAAAGAGATGGCAGGCTGTGCCAGACAGGGGGCGCTCCTCTATCAGCTGAGCTGAATGGTGCAGATGGTACACTGGTGGGAGAAGGTGAAGTTGTTGACCACAAAGATGGCACAtatgacatactgtacactctatcATACGAGGGACAGTACATGCTTGCACTTCGCCTGTATGGGCAGCATATTCGCGGGAGTCCATTCAGCATCCGGGCCACCAAAGACACACAGGAATCTGAAAACACCAACAGGGCCAAGAGGTGGTTGAAGTCACCAGGGAACTCTCACATCAAACAGCAAGCCAGCAAGCGGCCAAGCAGCATGTACAGCTCAGCCAGGAGCAAGTGGAACATCGTTGAGGATGACCTCATCTTCAGAATCG GGACTAAAGGGAGAAATAAGGGAGAATTTGCCAATCTGCAGGGTGTGGCCGCTTCCGACACTGGAAATGTTTTAATAGCAGACAGCAACAATCAGTGTGTTCAG ATATTTTCTAATGATGGCCATTTTAAGAGTCGTTTCGGCGTACGAGGACGCTCTCCAGGGCAACTTCAACGGCCAACCGGCATCACCATCCACCCCAACGGTGACATCATCATTGCTGACTATGACACCAAATGGGTCAGCATTTTCTCCAGTGATGGTAAATTTAAG AGTAAAATCGGCTCGGGAAAGCTGATGGGTCCTAAAGGTGTGTCTGTGGACAGAAGTGGGAACATCATTGTAGTGGATAATAAATCCTGCAGCATCTTCGTCTTCCAGCCTAACGGCAAACTCATCCGCAAGTTCGGCACTCGTGGAAATGGAGACAAACAATTAGcag GTCCTCACTTTGCAGCAGTTAATCAGAATAATGAGATTATTGTCACTGATTTCCACAATCACTCAGTAAAG GTGTTTAATGAAGAGGGAGAGTTCCTGTTGAAGTTTGGCTGTAGTGGTGAGGGAATTGGTCAGTTTAACGCCCCCACTGGAGTCGCTGTTGATTTAAATGGAAACATCATCGTAGCAGACTGGGGAAACAGCCGGATACAG atgtttgaCAGCAGGGGTTTGTTCCTGTCCTTCATTAACACTTCAGGAGATCCCCTGTTTGGCCCTCAGGGTCTCGCCATCACCTCTGACAGTCACATCCTTGTAGCCGATTCAGGAAACCACTGCTTTAAAGTTTACCGCTGCCTCCATTGA
- the trim2a gene encoding tripartite motif-containing protein 2 isoform X2 — MASDGSELFSLPSPVVRHIDKHFLMCSICLDHYHRPKVLPCLHTFCQRCLQSFVPVHSLTLSCPICRQTSVLPEKGVAALQNNFFITNLMEVLKSQDTELGDENFLLDINTLSTEQQLSCSKHQENVEFYCPVCEIAVCEKCSSEDHTQHVTVPLAEVLPQHRASLLQQLNSIRSRLPQIDSALQTLSEILQQLTSQKSSVEEKIHSTFTELQKMLDVRKSVLLMEVEVKYTLKHKVLQTQMALLLQEQENMLRGCSLTERALSSGSEAEMLLVEKQMSEHLSELVTRELPLRPKENGQLSFTVETDGLCSSIHRLGSIITGSAVAGETVASGEGLRRCVVDQPTFITVTSKERDGRLCQTGGAPLSAELNGADGTLVGEGEVVDHKDGTYDILYTLSYEGQYMLALRLYGQHIRGSPFSIRATKDTQESENTNRAKRWLKSPGNSHIKQQASKRPSSMYSSARSKWNIVEDDLIFRIGTKGRNKGEFANLQGVAASDTGNVLIADSNNQCVQIFSNDGHFKSRFGVRGRSPGQLQRPTGITIHPNGDIIIADYDTKWVSIFSSDGKFKSKIGSGKLMGPKGVSVDRSGNIIVVDNKSCSIFVFQPNGKLIRKFGTRGNGDKQLAGV, encoded by the exons ATGGCGAGTGATGGCTCTGAGCTCTTCTCCCTTCCAAGTCCTGTAGTGCGTCACATCGATAAACATTTCCTGATGTGTAGCATCTGTCTGGATCACTACCACAGACCCAAAGTGCTGCCGTGTCTCCACACTTTCTGCCAAAG GTGTCTTCAGAGCTTCGTCCCTGTCCACAGCCTGACTCTTTCGTGTCCTATCTGTCGTCAGACCTCTGTCCTTCCAGAGAAGGGCGTGGCAGCATTACAAAACAACTTCTTCATCACCAACCTGATGGAGGTGCTGAAGAGTCAAGACACAGAACTTGGAGATGAGAACTTTCTGCTGGACATCaacactttgagcacagagcaACAGCTGTCCTGTTCCAAACACCAAGAAAAC GTGGAGTTCTACTGTCCCGTGTGTGAGATAGCTGTGTGTGAGAAGTGCAGCAGTGAAGATCACACCCAACACGTGACTGTCCCCCTTGCAGAAGTCCTCCCACAGCACAGAGCTTCACTGCTGCAGCAGCTAAACTCCATCAGGAGCAG ACTTCCACAGATCGACTCAGCACTGCAGACGTTGTCTGAGATCTTGCAGCAGCTGACAAGTCAGAAGAGCTCAGTTGAGGAGAAAATCCACAGTACCTTCACTGAGCTCCAGAAGATGTTGGATGTGCGTAAGAGTGTCCTGCTGATGGAGGTGGAGGTGAAATACACCCTCAAGCACAAG GTGCTTCAGACGCAGATGGCATTGTTGCTGCAGGAGCAGGAGAACATGCTCAGGGGCTGCAGTTTGACAGAACGAGCATTAAGCAGTGGCTCTGAGGCTGAGATGCTGCTGGTGGAGAAGCAGATGAGTGAGCATCTAAGTGAACTGGTGACTCGTGAACTTCCTCTGCGGCCTAAAGAGAATGGACAACTGAGCTTCACAGTAGAGACTGATGGTCTATGCAGCTCTATCCACCGTCTAGGTTCCATTATCACTGGCAGTGCAGTGGCAGGAGAGACGGTCGCGAGTGGTGAGGGACTGCGGCGCTGTGTGGTAGACCAGCCTACATTTATCACTGTCACCTCTAAAGAAAGAGATGGCAGGCTGTGCCAGACAGGGGGCGCTCCTCTATCAGCTGAGCTGAATGGTGCAGATGGTACACTGGTGGGAGAAGGTGAAGTTGTTGACCACAAAGATGGCACAtatgacatactgtacactctatcATACGAGGGACAGTACATGCTTGCACTTCGCCTGTATGGGCAGCATATTCGCGGGAGTCCATTCAGCATCCGGGCCACCAAAGACACACAGGAATCTGAAAACACCAACAGGGCCAAGAGGTGGTTGAAGTCACCAGGGAACTCTCACATCAAACAGCAAGCCAGCAAGCGGCCAAGCAGCATGTACAGCTCAGCCAGGAGCAAGTGGAACATCGTTGAGGATGACCTCATCTTCAGAATCG GGACTAAAGGGAGAAATAAGGGAGAATTTGCCAATCTGCAGGGTGTGGCCGCTTCCGACACTGGAAATGTTTTAATAGCAGACAGCAACAATCAGTGTGTTCAG ATATTTTCTAATGATGGCCATTTTAAGAGTCGTTTCGGCGTACGAGGACGCTCTCCAGGGCAACTTCAACGGCCAACCGGCATCACCATCCACCCCAACGGTGACATCATCATTGCTGACTATGACACCAAATGGGTCAGCATTTTCTCCAGTGATGGTAAATTTAAG AGTAAAATCGGCTCGGGAAAGCTGATGGGTCCTAAAGGTGTGTCTGTGGACAGAAGTGGGAACATCATTGTAGTGGATAATAAATCCTGCAGCATCTTCGTCTTCCAGCCTAACGGCAAACTCATCCGCAAGTTCGGCACTCGTGGAAATGGAGACAAACAATTAGcag GTGTTTAA